The Candidatus Nitrosotalea sinensis DNA segment CTGCATTCCTATAGAATATTCTTGCAAAAGATAAGGCAAGCACCGCCTTTATTCCTGAATGAGACAAAGCTATAGGAGCATGTTCTCTTGAAGAACCACATCCAAAGTTTTTTCCTGCTACAATAAAGTCACCTGGTTTTACCCTCTTGTGAAAGTCTTTGTCAAGTCCTTCCATAGCATGTGTTGCAAGTTCTGCATAATCATGAATCTTAAGATATGGACCAGGTAGTATAACATCAGTATCAATATTGTCCCGTTCATATTTTATTACAGAACCTTTCATCTAATATCCCTCGGATCAGTAATTTTTCCTGTTATTGCAGATGCAGCTGCCACAAGTGG contains these protein-coding regions:
- a CDS encoding LeuD/DmdB family oxidoreductase small subunit, giving the protein MKGSVIKYERDNIDTDVILPGPYLKIHDYAELATHAMEGLDKDFHKRVKPGDFIVAGKNFGCGSSREHAPIALSHSGIKAVLALSFARIFYRNAVDGAFLLPIEIDESAYKDISDSDSLEVDISKNEITNLTKNKVYKMKPFPEIIGKIVEAGGLFNYKP